The following are from one region of the Strix uralensis isolate ZFMK-TIS-50842 chromosome 4, bStrUra1, whole genome shotgun sequence genome:
- the LOC141942231 gene encoding E3 ubiquitin-protein ligase RBBP6-like, with protein MPCVHYKFSSLLHYDTVTFSGLNITLGDLKRQIMGRQKLKVANCELQIMNAQTREEYTDDNTLIPKNSSVIVRRVPVRGVKTTSKTRVITRTEPASGTPKAVCKNTISHFFPTHCT; from the exons ATGCCGTGCGTGCATTATAAGttctcttccctgctgcactACGACACGGTCACCTTCAGCGGCCTCAACATCACCCTGGGCGACCTCAAGCGTCAGATCATGGGCCGCCAGAAGCTGAAGGTGGCCAACTGCGAGCTGCAGATAATGAACGCCCAGACCAGAGAAG aatacacagatgataacaccctgattcctaagaactcctCGGTCATTGTTAGAAGAGTCCCTGTTAGAGGAGTTAAAACTACCAGCAAAACACGAGttat aactcGAACCGAGCCAGCAAGTGGAACACCAAAAgcggtatgtaaaaacacaatctcacacttttttcctacACATTGTACTTAA